One window of the Flavobacteriaceae bacterium YJPT1-3 genome contains the following:
- a CDS encoding S9 family peptidase — protein MTTTIPAPVARKIDKILEKHGDHRSDPYFWMNQRDAPGVLDHLKAENEYNDAMTAHTQEFQQQLFEEMKGRIKEDDASVPFKRNGYWYYTRFEKDKGYPLYCRKKGALQAQEEMLFDNNAMAEGFTYFHQAGFSISENNQLAAFGIDTVSRRQYQLRFKDIASGKLLEDCIENTTGRAVWGNDNQTVFYTRKDPQTLRSFQVFKHRLGTAPEEDVLVYEEQDETFHTYVYKTKSRAYIVIGSESTLTSEIRVAEADAPEKEFRVIQRRIRGLEYGISHFEDQFYIVTNDDGATNFKLMKTPVHAPSKEHWEEVIAHREDTLIEDIDIFKQFLVISERRQGLSQIQINPWDGSEPHYMRFDNETYSAYTTTNVDFDTVELRYAYNALNTPNSIIDYDMVKRTKIVRKEQEVLDPKFSKENYAMERLWALAEDDTQVPISLIRHKDTRLDGKAPLLLYGYGSYGNTIDPSFSSTRLSLLDRGFIFAIAHVRGSEYLGRAWYESGKLLQKRNTFTDFIACSRHLIAEQYTSPQHLYAYGGSAGGLLIGAVINMAPELYHGVIAAVPFVDVVTTMLDDSIPLTTGEYDEWGDPNDPEYYTYMKSYSPYDNAFAKAFPHVLVTTGYHDSQVQYWEPAKWVARLREENLAETKILFHCNMEAGHGGASGRFEALKEIAEDYAFLLDLEGKIDK, from the coding sequence TTGACGACTACCATTCCTGCGCCTGTAGCGCGAAAAATTGATAAAATACTCGAAAAACACGGTGACCATCGCTCTGATCCTTATTTCTGGATGAATCAGCGGGATGCGCCTGGAGTGTTGGACCACCTCAAGGCTGAAAATGAGTACAATGACGCGATGACGGCGCATACCCAGGAATTCCAGCAGCAGCTCTTTGAAGAGATGAAGGGACGGATCAAAGAGGATGACGCCTCGGTTCCTTTTAAGCGCAATGGCTATTGGTACTACACCCGCTTTGAAAAAGATAAGGGCTACCCGCTCTATTGCCGTAAAAAAGGCGCTTTGCAAGCACAGGAAGAAATGCTGTTTGACAATAATGCCATGGCAGAAGGATTTACTTATTTCCATCAGGCCGGATTCAGTATTTCCGAAAACAACCAACTCGCCGCTTTTGGTATAGATACGGTGAGTAGAAGACAATATCAATTGCGTTTTAAGGATATTGCCAGCGGAAAGCTGTTGGAAGACTGTATTGAGAATACCACAGGAAGAGCGGTTTGGGGCAATGATAATCAAACCGTATTCTATACCCGCAAGGACCCGCAAACCCTGAGGTCCTTTCAAGTGTTCAAACATCGGTTAGGAACTGCTCCTGAAGAGGATGTCCTGGTCTATGAAGAGCAGGACGAAACCTTTCATACCTATGTGTATAAAACCAAATCCAGGGCCTATATCGTTATTGGTTCGGAGAGCACCTTGACCAGTGAGATCAGAGTGGCTGAAGCCGATGCTCCTGAAAAAGAGTTCCGGGTCATCCAAAGGCGTATACGAGGACTTGAGTATGGCATCAGTCATTTTGAAGATCAATTTTACATTGTCACCAATGACGACGGCGCCACCAATTTTAAATTGATGAAAACGCCGGTGCATGCGCCCTCCAAAGAACACTGGGAGGAGGTGATCGCACATAGGGAGGATACCTTGATCGAAGACATCGATATTTTTAAGCAATTCCTGGTCATAAGCGAGCGTCGCCAGGGCCTGAGTCAAATTCAGATCAATCCCTGGGATGGCTCTGAACCGCACTACATGCGTTTTGACAATGAAACCTATTCGGCCTATACGACGACCAATGTGGACTTCGACACGGTGGAGTTGAGGTATGCCTACAATGCATTGAATACCCCCAATTCCATCATCGATTACGACATGGTCAAGCGTACCAAGATCGTGCGTAAGGAACAAGAAGTGCTGGACCCTAAGTTCAGCAAAGAGAATTATGCGATGGAGCGCTTGTGGGCCCTGGCAGAAGACGATACCCAAGTACCTATTTCTTTGATCCGGCATAAGGATACCCGATTGGACGGTAAAGCGCCCCTCTTGCTATATGGTTACGGTAGTTATGGGAATACCATTGATCCTTCCTTTTCTTCCACCCGACTGAGTTTGTTGGACCGCGGATTTATTTTTGCGATCGCTCACGTGCGCGGAAGTGAGTATCTGGGACGCGCCTGGTACGAGTCGGGCAAACTTCTACAAAAACGCAATACGTTCACCGACTTTATTGCTTGCTCCCGCCATCTGATTGCAGAACAGTATACCAGTCCGCAGCATCTCTATGCTTATGGAGGTTCGGCTGGGGGGTTGTTGATCGGAGCCGTGATCAATATGGCTCCTGAGTTGTATCATGGGGTTATCGCTGCAGTACCCTTTGTGGACGTGGTCACGACCATGCTGGACGACTCCATCCCGCTAACGACCGGAGAGTATGACGAATGGGGAGATCCCAATGATCCTGAGTACTACACGTATATGAAGAGTTACAGTCCGTATGATAACGCTTTCGCGAAAGCGTTTCCTCATGTACTGGTCACCACAGGGTATCACGATAGCCAGGTGCAGTACTGGGAACCAGCCAAGTGGGTGGCTCGTCTTCGTGAGGAGAACCTGGCCGAAACGAAGATTTTGTTCCATTGCAATATGGAAGCAGGCCATGGAGGAGCCTCCGGACGATTTGAAGCGTTAAAGGAGATCGCAGAAGATTATGCTTTTCTCTTGGATCTGGAAGGTAAAATCGATAAATAA
- a CDS encoding YbaB/EbfC family nucleoid-associated protein produces the protein MFGDMMGKLKAAQEKAAATKERLKTVLLDEQSNDQLLSVTVSATGRLKSINVQDELLEDKEQLEDYLILTVNKALERAQHIHDQEMAAVAKEGMPDIPGLDLFK, from the coding sequence ATGTTTGGAGATATGATGGGGAAGCTTAAAGCGGCCCAGGAAAAAGCAGCAGCGACTAAAGAACGATTGAAAACCGTGCTCCTTGATGAACAATCCAATGATCAACTGCTCTCGGTCACCGTTAGCGCGACCGGCCGGTTGAAAAGTATAAACGTGCAGGACGAGTTACTGGAGGACAAAGAACAATTGGAGGACTATTTGATCCTAACGGTCAACAAAGCCCTCGAACGAGCACAGCACATCCATGATCAGGAAATGGCAGCAGTAGCCAAAGAAGGCATGCCTGATATTCCGGGGTTGGATTTGTTTAAATAA